One genomic window of Azospirillum sp. TSH58 includes the following:
- a CDS encoding lipid asymmetry maintenance protein MlaB yields the protein MTLIKWSDEGGTVRLGLPSDLDLAMAQPLLDSLRAGFAASGTVIAEAAAVERVSTACVQALLVASRHAAEQNRTFAIAQPSEVLAEACEDLGLDGWLKQWSQA from the coding sequence GTGACTTTGATCAAGTGGAGCGACGAGGGGGGGACGGTGCGGCTGGGCCTGCCCAGCGACCTCGACCTCGCCATGGCCCAGCCCCTGCTGGACAGCCTGCGCGCCGGCTTCGCCGCCTCCGGCACCGTCATCGCCGAGGCCGCGGCCGTGGAGCGGGTCAGCACCGCCTGCGTCCAGGCGCTCCTGGTCGCCTCCCGGCACGCCGCCGAACAGAACCGTACGTTCGCCATCGCCCAGCCGTCCGAGGTCCTGGCGGAAGCCTGCGAGGATCTGGGGCTGGACGGCTGGTTGAAGCAATGG